From Montipora foliosa isolate CH-2021 chromosome 6, ASM3666993v2, whole genome shotgun sequence, a single genomic window includes:
- the LOC138008893 gene encoding uncharacterized protein, producing the protein MYFLLLVCVGFIGVRCEVWRKICVGEEIELTCPPLELATKKNDYREQFWIVTDPKDSQVKEYIAHCGKNPDNCATYSLKKKIAKRIEVRTSVHGKISVKMLRKNDVLRYKCHVVRRGSSGIMIRVTSQSVNLNSSVNCLSISLLAGQDINLSEASGENQISPKAVRDKWWSIIRADGEETSIVYCNTTACSDISCPEYVLRMEMKRTSLILKDVRMADKGLRMQCRIYQNDKIAPLLYNVVITNVSAIPTTDSSDTRQFAPATEKPTTVHNTNRHSNSVASAASRLYDVTFSFILIMLTSGSVFSTVNGLRSKV; encoded by the exons atgtaCTTCTTGTTATTAGTCTGCGTGGGTTTCATCG GTGTCCGATGTGAGGTCTGGAGAAAAATATGCGTAGGGGAAGAAATAGAATTAACTTGTCCTCCACTGGAATTAGcgacaaaaaaaaatgactatCGGGAGCAGTTTTGGATCGTGACCGACCCAAAAGATAGCCAAGTTAAGGAATACATTGCCCATTGTGGCAAAAATCCTGATAACTGCGCTACGTATTCCTTGAAGAAAAAGATTGCAAAAAGGATCGAGGTCAGAACTTCGGTGCATGGAAAAATATCCGTAAAGATGTTAAGGAAGAACGACGTCTTAAGGTACAAGTGCCACGTAGTACGTCGTGGAAGCAGCGGCATCATGATACGGGTTACTTCTCAATCAGTGAACCTGAATTCATCTGTAAATT GTTTATCGATATCCTTGCTCGCTGGCCAAGACATCAACCTAAGTGAAGCATCAGGAGAGAATCAGATTTCTCCAAAAGCAGTGCGAGACAAATGGTGGTCCATAATCCGAGCCGACGGCGAAGAAACCTCGATCGTGTACTGCAATACCACGGCATGCTCTGACATTTCTTGCCCTGAATACGTTTTAAGGATGGAAATGAAAAGAACGTCTTTAATTCTAAAGGACGTACGAATGGCTGACAAAGGATTGAGAATGCAATGCAGGATTTACCAAAACGACAAGATTGCTCCACTACTCTACAACGTCGTTATTACAAATGTCTCGGCCATTCCGACGACAG ATTCTAGTGACACAAGGCAGTTTGCCCCAGCAACTGAGAAGCCCACAACAGTCCACAACACAAACAGACACTCGAACTCGGTAGCCTCTGCCGCAAGTCGCTTATATGATGTGACCTTTTCCTTCATCTTAATCATGTTAACATCTGGATCAGTTTTTTCGACCGTCAACGGTTTACGTTCGAAAGTTTAG
- the LOC138006999 gene encoding coiled-coil domain-containing protein 125-like isoform X1 — translation MAKDSMFARGSFSSEDSSTLCAVDLGLGFGLKPGGLPKSDNQDSRSADLESFSFLEDLPLPIIEQIESLQDAGVYKGSRKASTWKDSFEQRVEQFKEKAGFSRISTFSLPKRSFSLKIRNKNSSENTTQKEDKDSKGNGSGMRRMNSVREKSLVEDSEYQSLQKKLLKAKQEIENLTLDLEACQQQLQSKYGAVKILQKLSRLEQARQKQYSRKALEASKRLQQEVNLLQWELELKQSYLLDSEQTWAERFDRVATENAALMVALQSRCDELRKVSIEKMTLMRERDELAAALEVRDRIKYDLSSPERDGILSTGDLIIELATLGACQCRGKNQEPCACARAAVDAKRDVAKLKQELQLVHQREEEALLAADAYRVAFEQQLDKNSTLICDLLEKSNWRNKFGFPNTTKKKTKGENRLKTDEQDLIHQIQIHKDEIVEKVLGMLSDYSEALAHQRLATKMLAAKVKEMEKEHSEQSPRKK, via the exons ATGGCCAAAGACTCCATGTTTGCTCGGGGATCTTTTTCATCGGAAGACTCCTCCACGTTATGTGCGGTTGATCTCGGTTTAGGATTTGGTCTAAAACCCGGTGGACTCCCCAAGTCGGACAATCAAGATTCGAGAAGTGCGGATCTTGAGTCGTTCAGTTTTCTCGAAGATCTACCCTTACCTATAATTGAACAGATAGAATCCCTTCAGGATGCTGGAGTCTATAAAGGAAGCCGCAAGGCCTCAACATGGAAAGATAGCTTTGAACAACGCGTTGAACAGTTTAAGGAAAAGGCTGGCTTCTCCCGGATTTCCACGTTTAGTTTACCCAAGAGGAGTTTTTCCTTGAAGATACGGAATAAGAACAGTAGTGAAAATACAACCCAAAAGGAAGACAAGGATAGTAAAGGCAACGGTAGTGGAATGAGAAGAATGAACTCTGTCAGAG AAAAATCTCTTGTTGAAGACAGTGAGTATCAGTCCCTTCAAAAGAAGTTGTTGAAGGCAAAGCAG GAGATTGAAAATTTAACCTTGGATTTGGAAGCTTGTCAGCAGCAACTTCAAAGTAAATACGGTGCTGTGAAGATTTTACAGAAGTTGTCTCGCCTAGAGCAAGCACGCCAGAAACAGTATTCCAGGAAAGCATTAGAAGCCAGCAAGAGACTGCAGCAA GAGGTGAACTTACTTCAGTGGGAGCTGGAGCTGAAGCAGAGCTATTTATTGGACAGCGAGCAGACTTGGGCTGAGAGATTCGACAGAGTAGCTACAGAAAATGCGGCACTTATGGTGGCCCTACAGTCGAGATGCGATGAACTGCGAAAAGTGTCTATTGAGAAaatga CATTGATGCGTGAACGAGATGAGTTGGCAGCTGCCTTGGAAGTTCGTGATAGAATCAAATATGATCTCAGCAGCCCCGAAAGAGATGGAATCTTGTCAACGGGAGATCTTATTATTGAG TTAGCCACTCTTGGTGCCTGTCAGTGTAGAGGGAAAAACCAAGAACCTTGTGCATGTGCAAGGGCTGCTGTAGATGCCAAACGAGATGTTGCAAAGCTTAAACAGGAG ctGCAATTAGTTCACCAGCGTGAGGAAGAAGCTTTGCTCGCAGCTGATGCGTATCGGGTCGCCTTTGAACAGCAGCTGGACAAGAATTCCACTCTGATATGCGATTTACTCGAAAAATCAAACTGGAGAAATAAATTTGGATTTCCCAACacaacgaaaaagaaaacaaaaggtgAAAATAGATTGAAAACCGACGAACAAGATCTCATTCATCAAATACAAATCCATAAAGATGAAATTGTCGAGAAGGTTTTGGGTATG CTGAGTGACTACAGTGAAGCGCTTGCGCATCAGAGGTTAGCCACAAAGATGCTGGCAGCGAAAGTGAAAGAGATGGAAAAGGAGCATTCTGAACAATCACCAAGAAAGAAATAA
- the LOC138006999 gene encoding coiled-coil domain-containing protein 125-like isoform X2, translating to MAKDSMFARGSFSSEDSSTLCAVDLGLGFGLKPGGLPKSDNQDSRSADLESFSFLEDLPLPIIEQIESLQDAGVYKGSRKASTWKDSFEQRVEQFKEKAGFSRISTFSLPKRSFSLKIRNKNSSENTTQKEDKDSKGNGSGMRRMNSVREKSLVEDSEYQSLQKKLLKAKQIENLTLDLEACQQQLQSKYGAVKILQKLSRLEQARQKQYSRKALEASKRLQQEVNLLQWELELKQSYLLDSEQTWAERFDRVATENAALMVALQSRCDELRKVSIEKMTLMRERDELAAALEVRDRIKYDLSSPERDGILSTGDLIIELATLGACQCRGKNQEPCACARAAVDAKRDVAKLKQELQLVHQREEEALLAADAYRVAFEQQLDKNSTLICDLLEKSNWRNKFGFPNTTKKKTKGENRLKTDEQDLIHQIQIHKDEIVEKVLGMLSDYSEALAHQRLATKMLAAKVKEMEKEHSEQSPRKK from the exons ATGGCCAAAGACTCCATGTTTGCTCGGGGATCTTTTTCATCGGAAGACTCCTCCACGTTATGTGCGGTTGATCTCGGTTTAGGATTTGGTCTAAAACCCGGTGGACTCCCCAAGTCGGACAATCAAGATTCGAGAAGTGCGGATCTTGAGTCGTTCAGTTTTCTCGAAGATCTACCCTTACCTATAATTGAACAGATAGAATCCCTTCAGGATGCTGGAGTCTATAAAGGAAGCCGCAAGGCCTCAACATGGAAAGATAGCTTTGAACAACGCGTTGAACAGTTTAAGGAAAAGGCTGGCTTCTCCCGGATTTCCACGTTTAGTTTACCCAAGAGGAGTTTTTCCTTGAAGATACGGAATAAGAACAGTAGTGAAAATACAACCCAAAAGGAAGACAAGGATAGTAAAGGCAACGGTAGTGGAATGAGAAGAATGAACTCTGTCAGAG AAAAATCTCTTGTTGAAGACAGTGAGTATCAGTCCCTTCAAAAGAAGTTGTTGAAGGCAAAGCAG ATTGAAAATTTAACCTTGGATTTGGAAGCTTGTCAGCAGCAACTTCAAAGTAAATACGGTGCTGTGAAGATTTTACAGAAGTTGTCTCGCCTAGAGCAAGCACGCCAGAAACAGTATTCCAGGAAAGCATTAGAAGCCAGCAAGAGACTGCAGCAA GAGGTGAACTTACTTCAGTGGGAGCTGGAGCTGAAGCAGAGCTATTTATTGGACAGCGAGCAGACTTGGGCTGAGAGATTCGACAGAGTAGCTACAGAAAATGCGGCACTTATGGTGGCCCTACAGTCGAGATGCGATGAACTGCGAAAAGTGTCTATTGAGAAaatga CATTGATGCGTGAACGAGATGAGTTGGCAGCTGCCTTGGAAGTTCGTGATAGAATCAAATATGATCTCAGCAGCCCCGAAAGAGATGGAATCTTGTCAACGGGAGATCTTATTATTGAG TTAGCCACTCTTGGTGCCTGTCAGTGTAGAGGGAAAAACCAAGAACCTTGTGCATGTGCAAGGGCTGCTGTAGATGCCAAACGAGATGTTGCAAAGCTTAAACAGGAG ctGCAATTAGTTCACCAGCGTGAGGAAGAAGCTTTGCTCGCAGCTGATGCGTATCGGGTCGCCTTTGAACAGCAGCTGGACAAGAATTCCACTCTGATATGCGATTTACTCGAAAAATCAAACTGGAGAAATAAATTTGGATTTCCCAACacaacgaaaaagaaaacaaaaggtgAAAATAGATTGAAAACCGACGAACAAGATCTCATTCATCAAATACAAATCCATAAAGATGAAATTGTCGAGAAGGTTTTGGGTATG CTGAGTGACTACAGTGAAGCGCTTGCGCATCAGAGGTTAGCCACAAAGATGCTGGCAGCGAAAGTGAAAGAGATGGAAAAGGAGCATTCTGAACAATCACCAAGAAAGAAATAA